The following proteins are encoded in a genomic region of Necator americanus strain Aroian chromosome II, whole genome shotgun sequence:
- a CDS encoding hypothetical protein (NECATOR_CHRII.G4772.T1), whose product MTGDVKHWEAEAHSLRRVAFFGVILSTAATLICVISVPMLYNYMQHMQSIMQNEVDFCKSRSGNIWREVTRTQVLSKATETSLRSRRQSGYGGGCCGCGVSPQGPPGPPGPDGEPGSDGAPGNPGRDGPDGPPATPAPPHNACFDCPDGPPGPPGNPGAKGAPGNPGSNGQPGGPGNSGAPGGPGPQGPPGNSGQPGNPGAPGTPGQLREVPGPQGPPGPPGPQGPPGPSGNPGAPGNNGQDGGPGLPGDNGNPGAPGQPGSPGDNGPDGDQGASGSCDHCPPPRTAPGY is encoded by the exons ATGACCGGCGACGTGAAACATTGGGAAGCTGAGGCCCATTCGCTGCGGAGAGTCGCCTTCTTTGGCGTTATCCTCTCCACTGCGGCCACGCTGATCTGCGTGATCTCCGTCCCAATGCTGTACAACTACATGCAGCACATGCAGTCGATCATGCAGAACGAAGTTGACTTCTGCAAGTCTCGTTCTGGAAATATCTGGAGAGAAGTCACCCGAACTCAG GTCCTCAGCAAGGCTACAGAAACCTCACTAAGAAGCCGTCGTCAATCCGGATACGGTGGCGGATGCTGCGGTTGCGGTGTTTCTCCACAAGGACCACCCGGACCACCTGGCCCAGATGGGGAACCTGGATCGGATGGAGCACCAGGAAATCCTGGAAGAGATGGCCCCGATGGACCACCAGCAACACCGGCTCCTCCTCATAACGCTTGCTTCGACTGTCCCGACGGACCTCCTGGACCTCCAGGAAACCCAGGAGCAAAGGGAGCACCAGGAAACCCCGGATCGAATGGACAGCCAGGAGGACCTGGAAACTCTGGAGCACCTGGAGGACCTGGACCACAGGGACCACCCGGAAACAGTGGACAACCAGGAAACCCCGGTGCACCTGGAACACCTGGACAACTCAGAGAAGTTCCCGGACCTCAGGGACCACCTGGACCACCAGGACCACAAGGACCTCCTGGTCCCAGTGGAAATCCAGGAGCTCCAGGTAACAATGGCCAAGATGGTGGTCCGGGACTACCCGGCGACAATGGAAATCCAGGTGCTCCTGGACAGCCTGGCAGCCCCGGTGACAATGGACCCGATGGAGACCAGGGAGCATCTGGAAGCTGCGATCACTGCCCACCTCCTCGCACTGCTCCAGGATATTAG
- a CDS encoding hypothetical protein (NECATOR_CHRII.G4770.T1): MVNINVLSAVLFLCVALPNIVAPFFIVRRLTSTSTSYHDNPAISPLNIMDSNPAFLRLTSRNMPDLPESFSSSAKRFSFSGNPYDAVIGRLPYYF, translated from the exons ATGGTCAACATAAACGTATTGTCAGCAGTATTGTTCTTGTGTGTAGCGCTACCAAATATAG TTGCACCATTCTTTATCGTACGAAGACTCACATCCACATCAACATCCTACCATGATAATCCAGCCATTAGCCCATTGAACATAATGGATTCG AATCCTGCTTTTCTACGCTTGACGTCACGAAATATGCCGGATTTGCCCGAATCATTCTCATCATCGGCGAAACGattctcattttctggaaaccCATACGATGCAGTGATTGGACGACTACCGTACTATTTCTAA
- a CDS encoding hypothetical protein (NECATOR_CHRII.G4771.T1) has product MSSVKRRWCYQSVSTSSISMGAGVAHFLLAAIIFSTMVTCRSMPTNAFEYKRMLQEIIDGADTPYRVFPMAMFPDRLPAPVKTYW; this is encoded by the exons ATGTCATCAGTGAAACGAAGGTGGTGCTATCAAAGTGTCAGCACATCATCAATCTCGATGGgtgcgggtgtagcgca TTTCCTGCTTGCTGCAATCATTTTTTCAACGATGGTGACGTGTCGATCGATGCCGACAAACGCGTTCGAATACAAAAGGATGCTACAAG AAATCATTGACGGTGCGGACACACCATATCGCGTCTTCCCAATGGCAATGTTTCCGGATCGGTTACCGGCTCCTGTAAAAACTTACTGGTAA